Proteins from a genomic interval of Chloroflexota bacterium:
- a CDS encoding SDR family NAD(P)-dependent oxidoreductase, with the protein MAGKLAGKTAIVTGASRGIGEAIARLFAVEGASVVCGARTLSDGQHFLPGTLEHTVKQITEAGGKAVAVKVDLSREEDCQQIVDAARKAYGPVDILVNNAAVNWYIPIKDFKLSHWKAMLAVDLTAPFLLAQMVIPEMIARGGGYIVNISSGASRGPGVGPYSTAGRGGTPYGTVKSGLERFTQGLAHELFANHIAVNSLAPNKVVPTPGTIHHHLVTSMDDPRGEPVEYMAQATLLLATCDPAQVTGRVAYSQDILKEFGWLK; encoded by the coding sequence GCGATCGCGCGCCTCTTTGCGGTGGAAGGCGCCAGCGTTGTCTGCGGCGCGCGAACGCTGTCCGACGGGCAGCACTTCCTGCCCGGCACGCTGGAGCACACGGTCAAGCAGATCACTGAGGCGGGCGGCAAGGCGGTGGCGGTCAAGGTCGACCTGTCGCGGGAGGAGGATTGCCAGCAGATCGTCGACGCGGCGCGCAAAGCCTACGGTCCGGTGGATATCCTCGTCAACAACGCGGCCGTCAACTGGTACATCCCGATCAAGGATTTCAAACTGAGCCACTGGAAAGCGATGCTGGCGGTCGATCTCACCGCGCCGTTCCTGCTGGCGCAGATGGTCATCCCGGAGATGATCGCGCGCGGCGGCGGTTACATCGTGAACATCTCGTCGGGCGCGTCGCGCGGGCCGGGCGTTGGGCCGTACAGCACAGCGGGGCGCGGCGGCACTCCGTATGGCACCGTCAAGTCCGGGCTGGAGCGGTTCACGCAGGGACTGGCGCACGAGCTCTTTGCGAACCACATCGCCGTGAACTCGCTCGCGCCCAACAAGGTCGTGCCGACGCCGGGGACGATTCATCATCATCTGGTCACCAGCATGGACGATCCGCGCGGCGAGCCGGTGGAGTACATGGCGCAGGCAACGCTGTTGCTGGCGACGTGCGACCCGGCCCAGGTGACGGGGCGCGTGGCGTACAGCCAGGATATTCTGAAGGAGTTTGGCTGGCTGAAGTAG